In Pseudomonadota bacterium, the following proteins share a genomic window:
- a CDS encoding DUF4160 domain-containing protein, with amino-acid sequence MPTLLRIEGFRFFFFSNEGTEPAHVHLERGDGYAKFWLEPVELSMADGLTRRELRRARELTEEHATEFLRRWHEYFAS; translated from the coding sequence GTGCCCACGCTATTGAGAATCGAAGGCTTTCGCTTCTTCTTCTTCAGCAACGAGGGCACGGAACCCGCCCACGTACACCTCGAACGCGGCGATGGCTATGCTAAATTCTGGCTGGAACCTGTGGAACTCAGCATGGCTGATGGCTTGACCCGACGCGAGCTTCGACGCGCGCGCGAGCTGACAGAAGAGCACGCAACCGAGTTCCTGAGACGATGGCATGAGTACTTCGCAAGCTAA